The Stenotrophomonas indicatrix DNA segment AGGTATGCGAACCATCGCCACCGGTGCCGACGATATCGACCAGGTGGGTGGTATCGGCGACCGGTACGGCCAGCGCGAATTCGCGCATCACCGTTGCCGCGGCGGCGATCTCGTCGATGGTTTCCTTCTTCACGCGCAGGCCGGTGAGGATGGCGGCGGTCATCATCGGCGAGACGTCACCGCGCATGATCTGCCGCATCAGGTCGACCATTTCGTCGAAGAAGATCTCGCGATGCTCGATGGTGCGTTGCAGGGCTTCCTGGGGGGAGAAGCTCATCGGAATACTCCTTGGATCAGGCAGCCGGGCGCTGTAGGAAATTGCGCAGCAGCGCGTGACCATGCTCGGTGAGGATCGATTCGGGGTGGAACTGCACGCCCTCGACCGGGAACTGGCGGTGGCGCAGGCCCATGATCTCTTCGATCGAGCCATCTTCGTTCTCGGTCCATGCAGTCACTTCCAGCGCGTCGGGCAGGCTGTTCTTGTCCACCACCAGCGAGTGGTAGCGGGTGGCCTGGTAGCCATCCGGGAGGCCGGCGAACACGCCCTTGCCTTCGTGCCGGATCGGCGAGGTCTTGCCGTGCATGATGTTGCCGGCACGGATGACCGTACCGCCGTAGACCTGGCCGATACCCTGGTGGCCCAGGCACACGCCGAGGATCGGCGTGGTCGGGCCAAGGCGCTGGATCAGCTCCAGCGACACGCCCGCTTCGTTGGGCGTGCACGGGCCGGGTGAGATGACGATGCGTTCGGGTTTCTGCGCGGCGATCTCGTCCACGCTCATCGCATCGTTGCGCACCACCTTCACTTCAGCACCCAGCGTCTGCAGGTACTGCACGAGGTTGTAGGTGAAGCTGTCGTAGTTGTCGATCATCCACAACATGGTCAGGTTCCGTCGCTTATCAGGAAAATGGCGTACACGTTTTCGGTGTAGGTGATGGGGCCGGCTTCGATCGATTCGGGCAGGCGCGAGCCTGTGGTCTCGATGCTGTTCATCGGCGCCTCGGGCGAGGGCGGCGAAGGTGACGTCACCAGATCGCCGCTGCTGGGCCAGCTGCCTGCCTGGATGCCGTAGGCGAAGTCCGGCGCCACATCGGAAATGCTGTACAGACCGCGCAGCTGGGTGCCATAGGCCTTGGCCAGACCCTGCGCGGACTCGCGGGTCTTGGCTGCGGCCTCGCCCTTGAGTTCACGGCGCAGCGCCACCTCGCCCGAGTACGTCGGGGCCAGGCTGCTGACCTGTACGTTTTCATTGGCATTCAGCGCTCCCAGCACATCCTGCATCGCCTTCACGCTGGCAAAGCTGGCGCGCAGCTGGCGTGACACGCGCGTACCGATGAAGACCTGCCGGCTCTGCTCATAGCGCGTCGCTGGGCCGATGCGCAGGTTGTCCGCGCGCACGCTGCCTTCCACCGCTTTGTGCTGCTTGAACAGCGCCAGCACGCGGGCGACGTTGTCCTGCACGCGGCGACGCGCGGCATCGGCGTCCATGTCAGTTTCTTCGATGTTCAACTGCAGACCGAACCGGTCGGGCATCACCGTGCGGGTGCCCTGCCCCTTCACCAGCAGGTGCGGCTGCGAGGGAATGGTGTTGGCCTGCGCCCAGGCAGACGGGGCCATCGTGGCCAGCAGCGACGACCACAGCAGAACGCTCAGCAGCTTCATGCGGTACTCCTTGTCTTGAATGGAAACAGCGAGGGGTGCTGCGGCGCAGGCCACAGCACAGGAAAACTCACAGGCCCTTGGCGGCCTGGGCGACGGCACGGAACAGCGCGCGGCCCTTGTTCATCGTCTCGTCCCACTCCTTGTCCGGGTCCGAGTCGTAGACGATGCCGGCGCCGGCCTGCACATACAGGCGGCCGTCCTTGATCACCGCGGTGCGGATCGCGATCGCGGTATCGGCATCGCCGTGCCAGCCGATGTAGCCGATGCTGCCTGCGTAGACATTGCGCTTGATCGGTTCCAGCTCGCGGATCACCTCCAGCGCGCGGATCTTCGGCGCGCCGCTGACCGTACCGGCCGGGAAGGTGGCGCGCAGCACGTCGGCGTAGCTCAGGCCCGGCTGCAGCTGCCCGGTCACTTCGCTGACGATGTGCATGACGTGGCTGTAGCGTTCGATCACGAACTGCTCGCCCACTTCGACGGTGCCGGCCTTGGACACGCGGCCAGCGTCATTGCGGCCCA contains these protein-coding regions:
- a CDS encoding aminodeoxychorismate/anthranilate synthase component II is translated as MLWMIDNYDSFTYNLVQYLQTLGAEVKVVRNDAMSVDEIAAQKPERIVISPGPCTPNEAGVSLELIQRLGPTTPILGVCLGHQGIGQVYGGTVIRAGNIMHGKTSPIRHEGKGVFAGLPDGYQATRYHSLVVDKNSLPDALEVTAWTENEDGSIEEIMGLRHRQFPVEGVQFHPESILTEHGHALLRNFLQRPAA
- a CDS encoding SIMPL domain-containing protein; this encodes MKLLSVLLWSSLLATMAPSAWAQANTIPSQPHLLVKGQGTRTVMPDRFGLQLNIEETDMDADAARRRVQDNVARVLALFKQHKAVEGSVRADNLRIGPATRYEQSRQVFIGTRVSRQLRASFASVKAMQDVLGALNANENVQVSSLAPTYSGEVALRRELKGEAAAKTRESAQGLAKAYGTQLRGLYSISDVAPDFAYGIQAGSWPSSGDLVTSPSPPSPEAPMNSIETTGSRLPESIEAGPITYTENVYAIFLISDGT